The following coding sequences are from one Arthrobacter crystallopoietes window:
- a CDS encoding bifunctional riboflavin kinase/FAD synthetase has protein sequence MHYWKDLAEVPSGFGPSVVTLGNFDGVHRGHQQVLAKLVETAARHSANAVAISFDPHPAQVHRPEAAPQQIMGLQDRIEALEETGIDGLLMMTYTLELAADTPEEFVRKVFVEALGASAVVIGHDVRFGKGNSGDLNTMQELGEQFGFAVDVIEEYGSDQPDAPESHLRGRRCSSSWVREALAEGDVVTAAQVMGRLHRVRGEVVHGDARGRELGFPTANLSPDASGLIPADGVYAGWLIDASGRRWPAAISVGSNPTFEGASRRVEAHVIDRPKEANGDFDLYGQQVVVEFVHRLRGMVAYTGPEALIAQMEIDVDQSRALLSTD, from the coding sequence CTGGCCGAAGTACCCTCCGGTTTTGGTCCATCAGTGGTAACGCTGGGCAATTTCGACGGCGTGCACCGCGGCCACCAGCAGGTGCTGGCCAAGCTCGTGGAGACTGCCGCACGCCACAGCGCCAACGCCGTCGCCATCTCCTTCGACCCGCATCCCGCACAGGTCCACCGTCCCGAGGCAGCTCCGCAGCAGATCATGGGGCTGCAGGACCGCATTGAGGCGCTCGAGGAAACCGGTATCGACGGCCTGCTCATGATGACCTACACGCTCGAACTGGCGGCGGACACGCCCGAGGAATTTGTCCGCAAAGTCTTCGTTGAAGCGCTGGGGGCGTCCGCCGTCGTTATCGGCCACGATGTCCGGTTCGGCAAGGGAAATTCCGGTGACCTGAACACCATGCAGGAACTCGGTGAGCAGTTCGGCTTCGCCGTCGACGTGATCGAGGAATACGGCTCGGACCAGCCGGACGCGCCGGAGTCCCACCTCAGGGGCAGGCGCTGTTCCTCCTCCTGGGTCCGGGAAGCGCTGGCCGAGGGCGATGTGGTGACGGCTGCCCAGGTGATGGGCAGGCTGCACCGGGTGCGCGGCGAGGTGGTCCATGGGGATGCCCGCGGCCGCGAACTGGGTTTCCCGACCGCCAACCTTTCCCCGGATGCCAGCGGGCTGATCCCCGCCGACGGGGTTTACGCCGGCTGGCTGATCGACGCGTCGGGACGGCGCTGGCCTGCCGCCATCTCGGTTGGCTCGAACCCGACATTTGAAGGCGCCAGCCGCCGCGTCGAGGCCCACGTCATCGACCGGCCGAAGGAAGCGAACGGGGACTTCGACCTCTACGGCCAGCAGGTCGTGGTGGAGTTCGTCCACCGGCTGCGCGGCATGGTTGCCTACACCGGGCCGGAGGCTTTGATCGCCCAGATGGAGATCGACGTCGACCAGTCGCGGGCCCTGCTTTCGACAGACTAA
- the rpsO gene encoding 30S ribosomal protein S15, with translation MALDAAIKQEIIKEYATHEGDTGSPEVQIAVLSRRISDLTEHLKMHKHDHHTRRGLMALVGRRRRMLAYLRDTDITRYRALIERLGLRR, from the coding sequence GTGGCATTGGACGCCGCTATCAAGCAGGAAATCATCAAGGAATACGCCACCCACGAGGGCGACACGGGTTCACCCGAGGTACAGATCGCAGTTCTGTCCCGCCGCATCTCGGACCTGACGGAACACCTGAAGATGCACAAGCATGACCACCACACCCGCCGCGGCCTGATGGCCCTGGTTGGTCGTCGTCGCCGCATGCTGGCTTACCTGCGCGACACCGACATCACGCGCTACCGTGCGCTCATTGAGCGTCTCGGCCTGCGCCGCTAG
- a CDS encoding polyribonucleotide nucleotidyltransferase, with translation MEGPEIQFSEAVIDNGRFGKRVIRFETGRVAQQAAGSAMVYIDEDTALLSATTAGKSPREGFDFFPLTVDVEERMYAAGRIPGSFFRREGRPSTEAILACRLMDRPLRPAFVKGLRNEVQIVVTVLAINPDVLYDVVAINASSMSTQLSGLPFSGPIGGVRVALIEGQWVAFPKHTELEKAVFSMVVAGRVAGDDVAIMMVEAEATDNAWQLIKEEGAPAPTEEVVAEGLEAAKPFIKSLCDAQAQLAAAAAKPTVEFPVFKDYEDDVFAAVEAAAATKLTEIFSIADKQTRNDAADDFKAEILAQFGGSEEAQFAGREKEVSAAFNSVTKQVVRQRILKDQVRIDGRGLTDIRKLTAEVEVLPRVHGSAIFERGETQIMGVTTLNMLKMEQQIDSLSPVTRKRYMHNYNFPPYSTGETGRVGSPKRREIGHGALAERALVPVLPSREEFPYAIRQVSEALSSNGSTSMGSVCASTLSLLNAGVPLKAPVAGIAMGLVSDQVDGETRYAALTDILGAEDAYGDMDFKVAGTAEFVTAIQLDTKLDGIPASVLAAALKQAREARLHILGVLEAAIDTPDALSEFAPRIISVKIPVDKIGEVIGPKGKMINQIQEDTGADISIEDDGTVLIGATDGGSAEAARSAINAIANPQVPEVGERYLGTVVKTTTFGAFVSLTPGKDGLLHISELRKLAGGKRVDNVDEVVSVGQKVQVEITKIDDRGKLSLSPVVAEEEAAEGASGEDALQPAEGSAE, from the coding sequence TTGGAGGGTCCCGAAATTCAGTTCTCTGAAGCGGTCATTGACAATGGTCGTTTCGGCAAGCGCGTTATCCGGTTTGAAACCGGCCGCGTTGCGCAGCAGGCCGCAGGCTCGGCGATGGTCTACATCGACGAAGACACCGCACTGCTGTCCGCCACCACCGCCGGCAAGTCCCCGCGCGAGGGTTTTGACTTCTTCCCCCTGACGGTGGATGTCGAAGAACGTATGTACGCCGCCGGCCGCATTCCCGGATCGTTCTTCCGCCGCGAAGGCCGTCCGTCCACGGAAGCCATCCTGGCCTGCCGCCTGATGGACCGCCCGCTGCGCCCGGCCTTTGTGAAGGGCCTGCGCAACGAGGTGCAGATCGTTGTCACCGTCCTGGCGATCAACCCGGACGTGCTGTACGACGTCGTCGCGATCAACGCGTCCTCCATGTCCACCCAGCTCTCGGGCCTGCCGTTCTCCGGCCCCATCGGCGGCGTGCGCGTGGCGCTGATCGAGGGCCAGTGGGTTGCGTTCCCGAAGCACACCGAACTGGAGAAGGCCGTCTTCAGCATGGTTGTTGCCGGCCGTGTCGCCGGTGACGACGTCGCCATCATGATGGTCGAGGCCGAAGCTACGGACAACGCCTGGCAGCTGATCAAGGAAGAGGGCGCCCCCGCCCCGACCGAAGAGGTCGTTGCCGAGGGTCTGGAAGCGGCCAAGCCGTTCATCAAGTCCCTGTGCGACGCCCAGGCCCAGCTGGCCGCGGCCGCTGCCAAGCCGACGGTCGAGTTCCCGGTCTTCAAGGACTACGAGGACGACGTGTTCGCTGCTGTGGAAGCCGCTGCTGCCACCAAGCTGACCGAGATCTTCTCGATTGCCGACAAGCAGACCCGCAATGATGCTGCGGACGACTTCAAGGCAGAGATCCTGGCGCAGTTCGGCGGCTCCGAGGAAGCTCAGTTCGCCGGGCGCGAGAAGGAAGTTTCGGCTGCCTTCAACTCCGTCACCAAGCAGGTAGTCCGCCAGCGCATCCTGAAGGACCAGGTCCGCATCGACGGCCGCGGCCTGACGGACATCCGCAAGCTGACCGCCGAGGTAGAGGTTCTGCCCCGCGTACACGGTTCGGCCATCTTCGAGCGCGGCGAAACCCAGATCATGGGTGTCACCACGCTGAACATGCTCAAAATGGAACAGCAGATCGATTCGCTGTCGCCGGTGACGCGCAAGCGCTACATGCACAACTACAACTTCCCGCCCTACTCCACCGGTGAGACCGGCCGCGTCGGTTCGCCGAAGCGCCGCGAAATCGGCCACGGTGCCCTCGCCGAGCGCGCCCTGGTTCCGGTGCTGCCCTCGCGTGAAGAGTTCCCGTACGCCATCCGCCAGGTCTCCGAAGCTCTCAGCTCCAACGGTTCCACCTCGATGGGCTCGGTCTGCGCCTCGACGCTGTCCCTGCTCAACGCCGGTGTGCCGCTGAAGGCTCCGGTTGCCGGCATCGCCATGGGCCTGGTTTCCGACCAGGTCGACGGCGAGACCCGCTACGCCGCGCTGACCGACATCCTCGGTGCCGAAGATGCCTACGGCGACATGGACTTCAAGGTTGCCGGTACTGCCGAGTTCGTCACTGCGATCCAGCTCGACACCAAGCTGGACGGCATTCCCGCCTCGGTCCTGGCCGCCGCGCTGAAGCAGGCCCGCGAAGCCCGCCTGCACATCCTGGGCGTGCTTGAGGCCGCGATTGATACCCCGGACGCGCTTTCCGAGTTCGCGCCGCGGATCATCTCCGTCAAGATCCCCGTGGACAAGATCGGCGAGGTCATTGGCCCGAAGGGCAAGATGATCAACCAGATCCAGGAGGACACCGGCGCCGACATCTCCATCGAAGATGACGGCACCGTGCTGATCGGCGCCACCGATGGCGGCTCCGCCGAGGCAGCCCGTTCCGCCATCAACGCCATCGCGAACCCGCAGGTTCCCGAGGTCGGCGAGCGTTACCTGGGTACGGTTGTCAAGACCACCACGTTCGGCGCCTTCGTGTCCCTGACACCGGGCAAGGACGGCCTGCTGCACATCTCCGAGCTGCGCAAGCTGGCCGGCGGCAAGCGCGTGGACAATGTCGACGAGGTTGTCTCCGTAGGCCAGAAGGTCCAGGTGGAGATCACTAAGATCGACGACCGCGGAAAGCTCTCGCTGTCTCCGGTTGTTGCCGAGGAAGAGGCTGCCGAGGGCGCTTCCGGCGAGGACGCCCTGCAGCCGGCGGAAGGTTCCGCAGAGTAA
- a CDS encoding M16 family metallopeptidase, translated as MSRGIHLPLSATEGHTDATDLGGSDPTLIHGDPGGSVVRRSVLPGGVRVLTEAMPGQRSATIGFWVGVGSRDEAEGQHGSTHFLEHLLFKGTRRRTALDIASAFDEVGGESNAATAKENTCYYARVLDSDLPMAIDVIADMITSAVLDHSELEQERDVILEELAMDNDDPSDVCHEKFVEAVLAGHPLGRPIGGTPEAIMAVPRTAVWDHYQRYYRPDELVVTAAGGLEHDDVCRLVMEALEGAGWALKPGAAPVQRRSAERAEITSVAGIHVHRRPVEQANIIMGCQSLVATDERRFVMSVLNAVLGGGMSSRLFQEVREKRGLVYATYSFAGSYADAGYFGMYAGCSPAKTKQVIELLGAELDKLASDGISTEELRKAVGQLSGGIVLALEDSGSRMSRLGRAELVSGEFLDADETLARIRAVTPEEVQALAAELAAAPRTVTVVGPFDSPADFGL; from the coding sequence ATGTCCCGAGGTATCCATTTACCGCTGTCCGCCACTGAAGGCCATACGGACGCCACCGATCTCGGCGGGTCCGATCCCACGTTGATCCATGGCGATCCGGGTGGCTCTGTGGTGCGGCGTTCCGTGCTCCCCGGCGGCGTCCGGGTGCTGACGGAAGCCATGCCCGGGCAGCGTTCGGCAACCATCGGCTTCTGGGTCGGCGTCGGTTCCCGGGACGAGGCGGAGGGCCAGCACGGCTCGACGCACTTCCTGGAGCACCTGCTGTTCAAGGGAACGAGGCGGCGCACGGCGCTTGACATCGCGTCGGCCTTTGACGAGGTCGGCGGGGAATCCAACGCCGCGACGGCCAAGGAAAACACCTGCTACTACGCCCGCGTGCTCGATTCCGATCTGCCGATGGCCATCGACGTCATCGCGGACATGATCACCTCCGCCGTGCTCGACCACAGCGAACTGGAGCAGGAACGCGACGTCATCCTCGAAGAGCTGGCGATGGACAATGACGATCCCTCGGACGTCTGCCACGAGAAGTTCGTCGAGGCCGTCCTGGCGGGCCACCCTCTGGGACGCCCGATCGGCGGCACTCCCGAGGCAATCATGGCCGTGCCCCGCACCGCTGTCTGGGACCACTACCAGCGGTACTACCGCCCGGACGAGTTGGTTGTGACCGCAGCGGGAGGATTGGAGCACGACGACGTCTGCCGGCTGGTCATGGAGGCTCTGGAGGGCGCGGGCTGGGCGCTCAAGCCCGGAGCGGCTCCGGTACAGCGCCGTTCCGCCGAGCGCGCGGAGATCACTTCCGTGGCCGGTATCCACGTCCACCGGCGTCCGGTCGAGCAGGCCAACATCATCATGGGCTGCCAATCCCTGGTCGCCACCGACGAGCGCCGCTTCGTCATGAGCGTCCTCAACGCGGTCCTTGGCGGCGGCATGTCGTCGCGGCTGTTCCAGGAAGTCAGGGAAAAGCGCGGTCTGGTCTACGCCACGTACTCCTTCGCGGGGTCCTACGCGGACGCCGGCTACTTCGGCATGTATGCGGGCTGCTCTCCGGCGAAGACCAAGCAGGTTATCGAACTGCTGGGTGCCGAGCTGGACAAGCTGGCCTCGGACGGGATTAGCACTGAAGAACTGCGCAAGGCCGTCGGCCAGTTGTCCGGCGGCATCGTCCTGGCGCTGGAAGACAGCGGCTCGCGGATGTCGCGGCTCGGACGGGCGGAACTCGTCTCGGGAGAGTTCCTGGACGCGGACGAGACGCTGGCGAGAATCCGCGCCGTCACGCCGGAGGAAGTGCAGGCGCTGGCTGCCGAACTGGCCGCCGCGCCGCGCACGGTAACCGTCGTCGGTCCGTTTGATTCACCGGCGGACTTCGGTCTCTGA
- a CDS encoding alanine/glycine:cation symporter family protein, translated as MEDLTEFLSAVSSVVWGPFLLIPLLLGTGLYLTIRLGGMQFLKLGVALRLGLFTRKDAGAEGDISQFQALTTALAATVGTGNIVGVATAIGIGGPGALFWMWVTALLGMASKYSEAFLGVRFRTTDDAGEKSGGPQYYLERGIKNRFGKVLALSFAVFAFLASFGIGNMTQGNSIATNVESSWNIPLWVTGAVLSILTLLVLVGGIKSIGRVTAGFVPVMIVFYVLGAIYILIANIDGVPAALALIFTDAFTGTAAVGGFTGSAIMLVIQMGVARGIFSNESGMGSAAIAAAAAQTTHPVRQGLVSMTQTFIDTIIVVTCTGLVIITTGVWDLGGDSAALMTGEAFSHGLPGEWGHWIVTIGLVLFAFSTILGWAYYGERNVERLFGRRGVTPYRVVFSLVVFIGCTVPLAVVWNFSDVMNGLMALPNLLGLLILSGLIVRETRHYLKHDPELKANKDEIEAFMRDQPGWGEWKAGDVVGSSHHRERQVPQGGTRQP; from the coding sequence TTGGAAGACTTAACGGAGTTTCTATCGGCCGTTAGCTCGGTTGTCTGGGGTCCATTTCTGCTCATACCGCTGCTGCTGGGCACCGGTCTGTACCTGACCATCCGCTTGGGTGGTATGCAGTTCCTCAAACTGGGCGTGGCACTCCGGCTCGGACTGTTCACGCGCAAGGACGCAGGGGCCGAGGGCGATATTTCGCAGTTCCAGGCCCTGACCACGGCCCTGGCGGCAACCGTTGGTACAGGCAACATTGTCGGCGTCGCCACGGCGATTGGTATCGGCGGGCCCGGCGCGCTGTTCTGGATGTGGGTGACCGCGCTGCTGGGCATGGCGTCGAAGTACTCGGAGGCCTTCCTGGGCGTCCGGTTCCGCACCACCGACGACGCCGGCGAAAAGTCCGGCGGCCCGCAGTATTACCTGGAGCGCGGGATCAAGAACCGCTTCGGCAAGGTTCTGGCCCTCTCCTTTGCGGTCTTCGCGTTCCTGGCCTCCTTCGGTATCGGCAACATGACCCAGGGCAACTCCATCGCGACGAACGTTGAGAGCAGCTGGAACATTCCGCTGTGGGTCACCGGCGCCGTGCTGTCCATCCTGACGCTGCTGGTGCTGGTGGGCGGAATCAAGTCCATCGGCCGCGTGACGGCAGGCTTCGTACCGGTCATGATCGTGTTCTACGTGCTCGGAGCCATCTACATCCTGATTGCGAACATCGACGGCGTTCCCGCCGCCCTGGCCCTGATCTTCACCGATGCCTTCACCGGCACGGCTGCCGTTGGCGGGTTCACCGGTTCCGCCATCATGCTGGTGATCCAGATGGGCGTGGCCCGGGGCATCTTCTCCAATGAGTCGGGCATGGGGTCGGCTGCGATCGCCGCTGCCGCAGCGCAGACTACCCACCCGGTACGTCAAGGCCTGGTCTCCATGACGCAGACCTTCATCGATACGATCATCGTGGTTACCTGCACCGGGCTGGTGATCATCACCACCGGCGTCTGGGATCTCGGCGGCGATTCGGCAGCGCTGATGACCGGCGAGGCGTTCAGCCATGGCCTGCCCGGCGAGTGGGGCCACTGGATTGTCACCATTGGGCTGGTCCTGTTCGCCTTTTCGACGATTCTTGGCTGGGCGTACTACGGCGAACGCAACGTTGAGCGGTTGTTCGGCCGCCGCGGCGTGACGCCCTACCGGGTAGTCTTCTCCCTGGTGGTTTTCATAGGCTGCACGGTTCCGCTGGCGGTGGTCTGGAACTTCTCCGATGTGATGAACGGTCTGATGGCCCTGCCCAACCTCCTCGGGCTACTCATTCTCTCCGGCCTGATTGTGCGCGAGACCCGGCACTACCTCAAGCACGATCCGGAGCTCAAGGCGAACAAGGACGAGATCGAGGCCTTCATGCGGGACCAGCCCGGCTGGGGTGAGTGGAAGGCCGGCGACGTGGTCGGCTCCTCGCACCACCGCGAGCGTCAGGTGCCGCAGGGCGGGACGCGCCAGCCCTAG
- a CDS encoding MoaD/ThiS family protein → MLIRYFGAAQAAAGTEEEKVVLPEGSTLGDVLDVLIREHPHSVAQSKGAPALDSVIARSSFLRNEIACKDRSSVLEDQDIIDILPPFAGG, encoded by the coding sequence TTGTTGATCAGGTACTTCGGCGCGGCCCAGGCCGCGGCCGGGACCGAAGAGGAGAAAGTGGTCCTGCCCGAAGGCAGCACGCTCGGAGACGTCCTCGACGTGCTGATCCGGGAGCACCCGCACTCAGTCGCACAGTCCAAGGGTGCACCGGCACTGGACTCGGTGATCGCGCGCAGCAGTTTCCTGCGCAACGAGATCGCTTGCAAGGACCGTTCGTCAGTCCTCGAAGATCAGGACATTATCGACATCCTCCCGCCCTTCGCCGGCGGCTGA
- the moaA gene encoding GTP 3',8-cyclase MoaA: MSVNLGMPQVASGARGTAALPARPLEAGPGLIDRFGRSATDLRISLTDKCNLRCTYCMPAEGLDWLNKEQVLTDTEIVRLVDIAVNHLGVRELRLTGGEPLVRAGLADIIAGVRNNHPDLPVSLTTNGLGLDKKARILKDAGLTRINVSMDSLHPETFAQLTRRPFLDRVLKGIEEAHRMGLGLIKINAVLMRGINDQEASGLLEWAVSHGYELRFIEQMPLDADHGWTRQNMISAAEIHALLEQDFVLTADPRRRDGAPAERWEVRRRSAPGIVVGTVGIIASVTEPFCADCRRTRITAEGKVRSCLFSHDETDLRDLLRSGAGDEAVADRWREAMWAKPRAHGMDHTGLGAEDFVQPDRTMSAIGG; the protein is encoded by the coding sequence ATGAGCGTTAATTTGGGGATGCCGCAGGTAGCATCCGGTGCCCGCGGCACCGCCGCCCTGCCAGCGCGGCCGCTGGAGGCCGGCCCCGGGCTGATTGATCGTTTCGGCCGCTCCGCGACGGACCTGCGCATCTCGCTGACGGATAAATGCAACCTGCGCTGCACCTACTGCATGCCCGCCGAGGGCCTCGACTGGCTGAACAAGGAGCAGGTCCTCACGGACACCGAAATCGTCCGGCTGGTAGACATCGCCGTCAACCACCTGGGTGTGCGCGAACTGCGCCTGACCGGCGGCGAGCCGCTTGTGCGCGCCGGACTGGCCGACATTATCGCCGGTGTCCGGAACAACCATCCCGACCTGCCGGTGTCGCTGACCACCAACGGCCTCGGACTGGACAAGAAGGCCCGGATCCTCAAGGATGCCGGCCTGACCCGCATCAACGTATCGATGGATTCGCTGCACCCGGAAACCTTCGCCCAGCTCACGCGCCGGCCCTTCCTGGACCGGGTGCTCAAGGGGATCGAAGAAGCACACCGGATGGGCCTCGGCCTGATCAAGATCAATGCGGTGCTGATGCGCGGCATCAACGACCAGGAAGCATCCGGCCTGCTGGAGTGGGCCGTCAGCCACGGCTACGAGCTGCGCTTCATCGAGCAGATGCCACTCGACGCGGACCACGGCTGGACCCGGCAGAACATGATTTCGGCCGCGGAGATCCATGCCCTGCTGGAACAGGACTTCGTCCTCACCGCGGATCCGCGGCGCCGCGACGGTGCCCCGGCGGAAAGGTGGGAAGTACGACGGCGCTCTGCCCCCGGCATCGTCGTCGGCACTGTCGGCATCATCGCCTCGGTCACCGAACCTTTCTGCGCGGACTGCCGCCGGACCCGGATCACGGCCGAAGGCAAGGTACGTTCCTGCCTGTTCTCGCACGACGAAACCGACCTGCGCGACCTGCTCCGCAGCGGCGCAGGGGACGAAGCCGTCGCCGATCGGTGGCGCGAAGCGATGTGGGCCAAACCCCGGGCACACGGGATGGACCATACCGGACTGGGCGCCGAGGACTTCGTCCAGCCGGACCGAACCATGAGCGCGATCGGCGGTTGA
- the modA gene encoding molybdate ABC transporter substrate-binding protein, with the protein MRLTIRRANQRTARPGRLAAALLALAGTMGLAACGSGQDGAAGGGGAEEGTITVYAAASLAAPFTALAESFEAEVPGSTVRLNFAGSADLATQIIEGAPADVFASADAATLARVAEAGGVAGAVQDLATNMPALVVPSANPAGIETLADLERPDVKLVLCAPQVPCGAAARKLAETAGVTLTPVSEENSVTAVLGKVTAGEADAGFVYRTDAVRAGDKVRTIPVPHAADAAVTYPIAVTAGAAGTGREELAREFVEYATGEPGQRVLTDAGFGTP; encoded by the coding sequence GTGAGGCTGACGATACGGCGGGCCAATCAGAGGACTGCAAGGCCCGGACGGCTTGCCGCTGCATTGCTCGCGCTGGCGGGAACCATGGGGCTGGCTGCCTGCGGCTCCGGTCAGGACGGCGCAGCCGGTGGAGGTGGCGCGGAGGAGGGAACCATCACGGTCTATGCGGCCGCGTCGCTGGCGGCACCGTTCACGGCGCTGGCGGAATCCTTCGAGGCCGAAGTCCCGGGCAGCACGGTGCGCCTGAACTTTGCCGGATCGGCCGATTTGGCCACCCAGATCATCGAGGGCGCGCCTGCCGATGTCTTCGCGTCGGCGGATGCAGCCACCCTGGCGCGCGTGGCGGAGGCCGGGGGAGTGGCCGGCGCCGTGCAGGATCTGGCCACGAACATGCCGGCCCTGGTGGTGCCCTCCGCCAACCCCGCGGGCATCGAAACGCTGGCTGACCTGGAACGGCCGGACGTAAAGCTGGTGCTGTGCGCCCCGCAGGTGCCCTGCGGTGCCGCGGCCCGGAAACTGGCCGAAACCGCCGGCGTAACCCTTACGCCGGTCAGCGAGGAAAATTCGGTGACGGCGGTCCTCGGGAAAGTGACCGCGGGCGAGGCGGATGCCGGCTTTGTGTACCGGACCGACGCCGTGCGGGCCGGAGACAAGGTCCGGACCATCCCCGTGCCGCATGCCGCGGATGCCGCTGTGACCTATCCGATCGCGGTGACTGCCGGCGCCGCCGGAACCGGGCGGGAGGAGCTCGCCCGGGAGTTCGTGGAGTATGCGACCGGTGAACCAGGGCAGCGCGTGCTTACGGACGCTGGGTTCGGCACACCATGA
- a CDS encoding ABC transporter permease: MTMGPSGTRPGEDETAGLGAPLPTAGRQSGRQTTTGLPAAVFVFAAAGTVLVLLPLLAMALRVDWSGFWPLITSDGALAALGLSLRTATASTLVCLLLGTPLALVLARSSFPGRKLLRALVLLPLVLPPVVGGMALLYTFGRQGLLGSTLELWGIQIAFSTTAVVLAQSFVALPFLVLSVEASLRSAGSRYEQAAATLGARPATVLRRVTLPLLLPALASGTVLCFARALGEFGATLTFAGSLTGVTRTLPLEIYLQRETDPDAAVALSMLLVAAAVVIVALTYGRTGLRNGARR, translated from the coding sequence ATGACCATGGGCCCATCCGGTACACGCCCCGGGGAGGACGAAACAGCCGGCCTCGGCGCGCCACTGCCCACGGCTGGGCGGCAGTCCGGCCGGCAGACGACTACGGGGCTGCCGGCCGCGGTCTTCGTCTTCGCCGCGGCCGGAACTGTGCTGGTGCTGCTGCCGTTGCTGGCCATGGCGCTGCGGGTTGACTGGTCCGGCTTCTGGCCGCTGATAACGAGCGACGGCGCACTGGCCGCCTTGGGCCTGAGCCTGCGCACCGCCACCGCCAGCACCCTGGTGTGCCTGCTGCTGGGCACGCCGCTGGCACTGGTGCTGGCCCGCTCCAGCTTCCCGGGCCGCAAACTGCTCCGGGCGCTGGTGCTGCTGCCGCTGGTACTGCCGCCCGTCGTCGGTGGTATGGCACTGCTGTATACCTTCGGCCGCCAGGGCCTGCTGGGCAGCACCTTGGAGCTATGGGGGATCCAGATCGCCTTCTCCACCACCGCTGTTGTGCTCGCGCAGAGCTTCGTTGCGCTGCCGTTCCTGGTGCTCAGCGTTGAAGCGTCGCTGCGCAGCGCGGGCAGCCGCTACGAGCAGGCCGCCGCCACCCTGGGCGCCCGTCCGGCGACGGTGCTGCGGCGGGTGACGCTGCCGCTGCTGCTGCCCGCGTTGGCGTCCGGCACTGTGCTGTGCTTCGCCCGGGCGCTGGGCGAGTTCGGTGCCACCTTGACGTTTGCCGGCAGCCTGACCGGCGTGACCCGGACCCTGCCGCTCGAAATCTACCTCCAGCGCGAAACGGATCCGGACGCCGCCGTGGCCCTTTCGATGCTGCTGGTCGCGGCCGCCGTCGTGATTGTGGCGTTGACGTATGGGCGCACCGGCCTCCGGAACGGGGCCCGGCGGTGA
- a CDS encoding sulfate/molybdate ABC transporter ATP-binding protein, protein MSFTLRAALAERQLDVSFKVNDGETVALMGANGVGKSSVLAIIAGLVRPDHGEAVLDGRVLFGPGTVLPPHRRSVALLSQDALLFPQLSALENVAFGPRSQGVPRRAARKRALDWLAEAEATHLAPRRPAELSGGQAQRVAIARALAAEPDLLLLDEPLAALDATVAPVIRRMLRRVLAGRRAVVVTHDILDALLLADRVLVLEHGRVVEQGTPKQLIAHPRSAFTAELAGLNVIGGTAAVDGLCAGEGQPGIPAGSPVAGTAVQPLEPGEPAVAAFRPAAVSVFAERPHGSPRNVLPVTVDDLEPAAGHLKVRAGQLAAEVTAAAAAELDIYPGRSMFFAVKAAEVSIYPAKSA, encoded by the coding sequence GTGAGTTTTACCCTGCGGGCCGCCTTGGCCGAGCGGCAGCTGGATGTCAGCTTCAAGGTCAACGACGGCGAGACCGTGGCCCTGATGGGGGCGAACGGGGTCGGCAAATCCAGCGTGCTGGCCATCATCGCGGGGCTGGTCCGCCCGGATCATGGTGAAGCGGTGCTCGACGGGCGCGTGTTGTTCGGACCGGGCACCGTCCTGCCGCCGCACCGGCGGTCCGTGGCGTTGCTGTCCCAGGATGCGCTGTTGTTCCCTCAGCTGAGCGCACTCGAGAACGTCGCCTTCGGCCCGCGGAGCCAGGGAGTCCCGAGGCGCGCCGCCCGGAAACGTGCCCTGGACTGGCTGGCGGAGGCCGAGGCCACCCACCTGGCTCCGCGCCGCCCGGCCGAGCTGTCCGGGGGGCAGGCCCAGCGCGTGGCGATCGCCCGGGCCTTGGCCGCGGAACCGGATCTGCTGCTGCTGGACGAACCGCTCGCGGCGCTGGACGCCACCGTGGCTCCGGTGATCCGGCGCATGCTGCGGCGGGTGCTCGCCGGCCGCCGCGCCGTCGTCGTCACCCACGATATTCTCGATGCCCTCCTGCTGGCGGACCGCGTCCTGGTCCTGGAACACGGCCGCGTGGTGGAGCAGGGCACGCCGAAGCAGCTCATCGCGCATCCGCGCAGCGCCTTCACCGCGGAACTGGCCGGCCTGAATGTCATAGGCGGCACCGCGGCTGTGGACGGCCTGTGCGCGGGCGAAGGCCAGCCCGGTATTCCCGCAGGATCGCCGGTGGCGGGGACGGCAGTCCAGCCGCTGGAACCGGGGGAGCCGGCGGTGGCCGCCTTCCGCCCCGCTGCCGTATCCGTCTTTGCTGAGCGGCCGCACGGCAGCCCGCGCAATGTGCTGCCCGTGACCGTTGACGATCTGGAGCCGGCCGCCGGACACTTAAAGGTAAGGGCCGGTCAGCTCGCCGCGGAGGTGACGGCTGCCGCGGCGGCGGAATTGGATATCTACCCGGGCCGCAGCATGTTCTTCGCCGTCAAGGCGGCTGAGGTCAGCATCTATCCGGCCAAGAGCGCTTGA